In the genome of Bacteroidales bacterium, the window AAACATTGTGAGCAGTGAGATAATCACAAAAGTATCAACAAACTGCGAAGTAAAAGTAGAGGCGTTGTTGCGAAGCCAAAGATGCTTTCCGTTGGTAAGCCTTTTCCAGAAATGGAATAACTGCACGTCAATAAACTGGGCCAACAGGTAAGCTGCCAGCGAAGCAGCAACGGCTATGTAAGTAAACCCAAATACTTTTTTGAACTCAACATTGCTAATGGGTGACCATTCCGTTGCCGTTGCTTCAGTTGAAACAATTACAATCAGCAGGGCAAATGCGCTTGCAAACAAACCCCCGATTACAACACGGTTAGCTCTTTTGCGCCCGTAAATCTCAGAAATTAC includes:
- a CDS encoding queuosine precursor transporter, with product MTAQLKSHAEILYLVLASLFITSLVTSNLIFQKFFSWSPFGWYTFEISVGIIAYPVTFLITDVISEIYGRKRANRVVIGGLFASAFALLIVIVSTEATATEWSPISNVEFKKVFGFTYIAVAASLAAYLLAQFIDVQLFHFWKRLTNGKHLWLRNNASTFTSQFVDTFVIISLLTMFEVINEEFYFALILNGFLFKVLFALLDTPVVYLLVYGIRRHFGLKGHGAELDF